In Streptomyces nojiriensis, the sequence GCACATCATGCGCCGCTCCACCGCCGGCTGGCCGGCCCAGCGCAGCGGGATCCTGGTGCGCCGGCTGCCGGTGCGGCTCGTGGACCGGGTGGGCCGGCTCGTCGCCCGGGCGTCCGTACCGGACCTGTCGGCGTACGGGCTTCCGCGCCCGGCCACCGGCCTGTACAGCAGGGTGAGGCAGGGGTCGATCCCGGTTCAGGACGTCGGCCTGATCGACGCGGTCCGCAGCGGCAAGGTCGAGCCGGTGGCCGCCGTCGAGGCCTTCGACGGCGCCGAGGTGGTGCTCGCGGACGGCTCGCGGATCGCCCCGGACGCGGTGATCGCGGCGACCGGCTACCGCCGGGCCCTGGAGGGGCTGGTCGGCCACCTCGGGGTGCTCGACGAGCGCGGCCGCCCGCGTACGCACGGGGCCCGCACCCCCGAGCAGGCCCCCGGCCTGTACTTCACCGGATTCAGCAACCCCATCAGCGGCATGTTCCGGGAGATGGCCCTGGACGCGGAGAAGATCGCCAAGGCGGTCGCCCGCCGGTCGGGCAAGGCCGCCTCGTGAAGCCGACCGGCCCGGGCGCTCCGGCCTCCCGGATCCGGGAGGCCGCCAGGACCGCGTGGAGCGAGCCGCTGTCCCGCTGGTACCTGGTGCTGCTCACGGTCTGCGCGGTGTGGTCGATGACGGGCGGCGGCGGGCCCGGCGAGAACGGCTGGCTGGCCCGCAGCATCGCCGTGGTGCTGACGATGCCCTGGCTCCTCGTCGTGCACCTCTTCCTCGTCCTCACCCAGGCCGACACATGGCTGCTCGGCTACAGCATCTACTTCGAGTCCCCCGCCTGGCTGTTCGAGCCGCTCTGGGCGCTCTACTGCCTGACCGCCGGGCTGCTGAACGCACGGCTGCTGGCCCGCGTGTCGCGCTCGACGCGGGAGGCGGGATCCGCGCCGTGGTGGGTTCCGATGTTCACCCTGGCCTTCTTCGCCGGGCTGTTCGCCCTCTGGCGCGCCTGAGCCGCGTCGGCGACCGGGGCAGGTCGGGCCAGGGCGGGCCGGGCCGGGGCGGGTCCGACTCCGGCCGGGTCGGGCCGCGTCGGCCGAATCGCGCCCTGGACCGGTCCCGGCGGGATCTGTCACCGTTCACTTCACCACACCACCTCCACACCTTTCCTGCGCAGCCCTGTTCCTGACGGCACGTCAGTTCAGTAATCTGACTGCACGTCAGTTATCGAGTTCCATCGAGGTTCATCGAGCAGGAGCGGGCGGCAACGATGCTTGGATCTACTCACGGCACCCTCACCACCGACTTCCGCGCACGTGTCGAGGCCTGCGGGGAGTCTCCCAGGACCGCCGTCCACTCGTCGGCGGCCCCCTCCGCCGACGACGCGGTCCCCCTGGACGTCAGCGGCCGACCGCTGCACGCCGACGTCCCCGACCTGGACCGGTTCTTCCGGCCCGAATCCGTGGCCGTCATCGGCGCCTCCGACACGGAAGGCCGGCCGAACACCGGCATCACCCGCCAGCTCATCGCCTGGGCGGAGCGCGTCGGCGCACGGATCCACCCCGTGCACCCCACCCGCCCCGCCGTCTTCGGGCTGACCTGCCACGCCTCCGTGGCCGACCTGCCCGAACAGGTGGACCTCGCCGTCCTCCTCGTCGCCGACCCGCTCCCCGTCATCGAGGAACTGGCCGCGACCAAGGTCAAGTTCGCGGTCGCCTTCGCCTCCGGCTTCGCCGAGACCGGCGACGCGGGCGCCGCCGCCCAGGAGCGGCTCGGCGCCGCCGTCCGGGGCTCCGGCCTGCGCCTGCTGGGCCCGAACACCAACCTCAACGCCTTCGAGAAGTTCCGCGAGGACCTCGACGGCCCGGCGATCGCCCTGATCACCCAGTCCGGCCACCAGGGCCGGCCCGTCTACACCCTGCAGGAGCTGGGCATCCGCCTCTCCCACTGGGCGCCCACCGGCAACGAGGCGGACCTGGAGACCTCCGACTTCATCTCCTACTTCGCCGAGCAGCCCGAGGTCGGGGCCATCGCCTGCTACGTGGAGGGCCTCAAGGACGGCCGGTCCTTCCTGCTCGCCGCCGACCACGCCGCGCGCAACGGCGTCCCCGTCGTCGCCGTCAAGGTCGGCCGCACCGAGACCGGCGCCCGCATGGCCGCCTCCCACACCGGGAAGCTGACCGGCGCCGACACCGTCGTGGACGCCGCCATGCGCCAGTTCGGCGTCATCCGCGTCGACGGCCTCGACGAGCTCCAGGACACCGCCGCGCTGCTCGCCCGGGCCCGCAAGCCCAAGGCGGACGGGGTCGTCGTGTACTCCATCTCCGGCGGCACCGGGGCCCACTTCTCCGACCTGGCCACGGAAGCGGGCCTGACCCTGCCCACCCTCTCGCAGGCCAAGCAGGACGAACTCCACCAGTGGATCCCCGGGTACCTGAACGTCGCCAACCCCGTCGACAACGGCGGCCACCCCGTCGGCGACTGGCGCGGCCGCAAGATCATCGACGCGATCCTCGCCGACCCCGAGGTGGGCGTCCTGATCTGCCCGATCACCGGCCCCTTCCCGCCCATGAGCGACAAACTCGCCCAGGACCTGGTGGACGCCGCCGAGCAGAGCGACAAGCTGATCTGCGTGATCTGGGGCTCCCCCGTCGGCACCGAGGACGCCTACCGCACCACCCTCCTCGGCTCCTCCCGCGTGGCCACCTTCCGTACCTTCGGCAACTGCATCACCGCCGTACGCGCCTACCTCGGCCACCACCGCTTCACCGCCGGATACCGCTCCCCCTTCGAGGACGCACCGCGCACGCCCTCGCCCTCGTACCGCAAGGCGCAGGCCCTCATGCGGCCGTCCCAGCAGCTCAGCGAGCACGCGGCGAAGCAGCTCCTGCGCGCCTACGGGATACGGGTGCCCCGCGAGCAGCTGGTGACCAGCGCGGCGGCGGCGGTCCGCGCGGCCGGGCTGGTCGGCTACCCGGTGGTGATGAAGGCCTCGGGCCCGCAGCTGGGGCACAAGACGGAACTCGGCCTGGTGAAGATCGGCCTCACCTCGGCGAGCCAGATCCGTGACGCGTACCGGGAGCTGACCGACATCGCGCGCTACGAGAACGTGCCGCTCGACGGGATCCTGGTCTGCCAGATGGTGGAGCGGGGCGTGGAGATGGTCGTCGGCGTGACCCAGGACGACCTCTTCGGCCCCACGGTCACCGTCGGGCTGGGCGGGGTCCTGGTGGAGGTCCTGCACGACGCGGCGGTCCGCGTGCCGCCGTTCGGCGAGGACCAGGCGCGGGCGATGCTGAGGGAGCTGCGCGGGCATGCGCTGCTGGAGGGCGTACGGGGGGCGCCGCCGGCCGATGTGGACGCCCTGGTGGAGGTCGTCCTGCGGATCCAGCGGATGGCTCTCGAACTGGGCGACGAGCTGTCCGAGCTGGACATCAACCCGTTGATGGTGCTCCCCCGGGGGCAGGGGGCGGTGGCGCTGGACGCGCTGGCCATCTGCCGCTGACGATTTTCAGCCCCGCCGGCGTTTGAGGCGCGGGGGTCCGGGGGCTGGCCCCCGGCAACGGCGCTGCGCCACAGACTCGGCAGCAGCCCCCGCCCCGCCGTTTCCCGGGGCTCCGCCCCAGACCCCGCGCCTCAAACGCCGGCGAGGCTTAGAAGAACGGGAGTTCACCATGACCGGCATCACGGAGGACGAAGTCCTCCACCGCATCGAGAACGGCGTCGCCTGGATCACCCTCAACCGCCCCGAGGCGATGAACGCCGTCACCTGGGACCAGCGCGAGCGCGTCATCGCGCTGCTCGCCGAGGCATCCGCCGATCCGGCCGTGCGGGCCGTCGTCGTCACCGCCACCGGCAAGGGCTTCTGCGCGGGCGCCGACCTGCGCGGCGGCCCCGCCGGCGGCGGGGAACGCGTCGCCGGCGATGTCGCCCGGCTGATCCGCCTCGGCGCGCAGCGCCTGATCACCGCCGTGCTCGACTGCGAGAAGCCCGTCCTCGCCGCCGTCAACGGCACGGCCGCCGGTATCGGCGCCCACCTCGCCCTCGCCTGCGACCTCGTGATCGCCGCCGAACCGGCCCGCTTCATCGAGGTGTTCGTCCGCCGCGGCCTGGTCCCCGACGGCGGGGGCGCGTATCTGCTGCCCCGGCTCGTCGGCCCGCAGAAGGCCAAGGAGCTGATGTTCTTCGGCGATGCCGTCCCGGCCGCCGAGGCCGAACGCCTGGGTCTGGTCAACCGGGTGGTTCCGGCCGCGGAGTTGGAGGCGACGGCCCGTGAATGGGCCGAGCGGCTCGCCCAGGGGCCCACCCGGGCACTGGCCATGACCAAGCAGCTGGTCAATGCCTCCCTGGACGGTGACCGGGCGGCCTCGCTCGCCGCCGAGGCCACCGCTCAGGAGATCAACATGACCACCGCCGACGCGAACGAGGGCGTGGCGAGCTTCGTGGAGCGCCGCACGCCCAAGTACCTCGGCCGCTGACGGAACCGCCCGGCGCACTACATCCGCGGGTCGGGCTTGAGCAGCGCGAACACCGCTCCGGCCGGGTCGGCCAGCCAGGCGATCCGGCCGACGTCGGGCAGGTCGGTGGCCGGCATGAGCACCGATCCGCCGTTCGCCTTGGCCGCCGCGACGGTGGCGTCGACGTCCGTCGATGCGAAGTACGGCACCCAGCGCGCCTGGTCGTCCCCGCCCTCGCCCAGGAAGGGGGCGACCCCGCCGAAGGAGGCGTCCTGCTGGTCTCCGTCGGCGGTGCTCAGCACCCGGTACATCATTCCGGGCGCGGGCATCTCGGCGCTGCGCCAGCCGAACACCCCGGTGTAGAAGGCGATGTCGGCGACGGGATCGGCCACGTGGAGCTCCGTCCACACGAGCGTGTTGTCGGCGGAGGTCAGCTGGAGCCCGGCGGTCTTCCCGGGCTGCCAGCAGGCGAACTCGGCGCCCTGCGGGTCGGTGAACTGGGCCAGCCAGCCCTCCCCCATGACGTCCATGGGCTCCATCCGGACCGTGCCGCCGCCGGCGGTGACGGCCGTCGCAGTGGCCTGGATGTCGGGGGTCATGAAGTGCTGCATCCAGGCGGAGGTGGCCCCCTCCTCGGTGAGCGGCCCGAGCGCGGCGACGGTCTTGCCGTCCACCTGGAAGAACCCGTACCCGCCCGCCTCGGGCCCGGCGGAGACGAACTCCCAGCCGAGGACGGCGCTGTAGAACGCGGCGGCCGCCTCGGTGTCGGGGCTGCCGAGGTCGAGCCAGTTGGGTGATCCGGTGGTGAAGTCGGTGCCGAGCATGGGGTCCTCCCGGGACTACGGCGGCGGTACGAGGTCGCTGCCACGATGCCGAGCCTCCACCCGCGCCCGGGCGCACGGCCCCACGGCGGCGGGGGGTTTCACCCGTGTGGGGGTACGGGAGGCTCGGCGCGGCGGCGGGATCACGGGGCGAGGAGGACGTCCGGCGGGCCGGAGCGCCACAGGGGCCGCACGGACCCGGGGCCCGTGTTGCCGACCGGGTGGAGCTCGGGGCGGCGGCCCGCGGGACCGGCCTCCTGCCACTGCGTCTGCCAGCCGGGGCAGCCGCCGACGGTCAGTTCCACCCCGGCCCGCCGGTCGGACCGCGGGTCGGCCGGCCGTTCCCGCCAGGTGCCCGTGGCGGTGCAGCGCACCGCGGAGCCGTCGCCCGGATTGACGGGGAGGTCCTCGACGGCGAGTTCGCCGCCCTCCCGGAGCCGGACCGTCCCGCCGCCCTCGCCGCGCCAGGTGCCGGCGTACTGCGGCTGCCCCCACCGGGGCGGCTCGTAGCCGTCGGCCGCGGCCCGGTCGGCCGCGTACGGACCGCCGACCAGGGTGGCCAGCGCGAGCACGCCGGAGGTGGCGTACGCCGCCGTCGCGACCCAACCGCAGGACCGGGTGGTGCGCAGCGCCAGGCCCGCCACCAGCAGGGGGAGTACGCCGCTGCCCGCGATCCAGGCCAGGGAGGGGAGGAACGGGCCCCCCGCACGCCACAGGAGCAGGGCGCAGGCCGCGGACATGCCGAGGAGCCAGGCCGGCGCGGCGGCGGTTTCGCCCGTCCGGCGGGCCAGGGCGAGGGCGGGGCGGGTGAAGACGAAGGCGTGCAGGAAGCCGATGCCCAGCAGCACGGCGGGGACGACCACGGCTCCCGCGACGAGGTAGGTGAGCAGGCCGTCTCCCCGGGTGGTCAGCTCGAAGCCGTCGTCCGGCTCCGGCAGGACGACGAACAGGGCCAGCCCTATCAGCAGCTGCCCGGCGAAGACCGCTTCCGCGCCGGGTGCCGACGCCCACCATCCGCGATCCGTCGCCTGCGGCACCCGTGTCACCTGCGCCATCCTGCCCACCCACCCCTGTCTGAACGCGTTCAAGACTCTTGGAGCGGGACTCTACACTTTTCCTGAACATGTTCAAATAGCGCGCCCGCCTTCCCGCCTCTTCCTATCTGACGAACCGTCAGCTTCAATCGTCGGTGTGATGGGACATGCAGGGATGGCGGCCACCGTCGTCCGATACCTCAGGTCAGTGGGCTCCCCCACCTCCGCC encodes:
- a CDS encoding VOC family protein, whose amino-acid sequence is MLGTDFTTGSPNWLDLGSPDTEAAAAFYSAVLGWEFVSAGPEAGGYGFFQVDGKTVAALGPLTEEGATSAWMQHFMTPDIQATATAVTAGGGTVRMEPMDVMGEGWLAQFTDPQGAEFACWQPGKTAGLQLTSADNTLVWTELHVADPVADIAFYTGVFGWRSAEMPAPGMMYRVLSTADGDQQDASFGGVAPFLGEGGDDQARWVPYFASTDVDATVAAAKANGGSVLMPATDLPDVGRIAWLADPAGAVFALLKPDPRM
- a CDS encoding acetate--CoA ligase family protein — protein: MLGSTHGTLTTDFRARVEACGESPRTAVHSSAAPSADDAVPLDVSGRPLHADVPDLDRFFRPESVAVIGASDTEGRPNTGITRQLIAWAERVGARIHPVHPTRPAVFGLTCHASVADLPEQVDLAVLLVADPLPVIEELAATKVKFAVAFASGFAETGDAGAAAQERLGAAVRGSGLRLLGPNTNLNAFEKFREDLDGPAIALITQSGHQGRPVYTLQELGIRLSHWAPTGNEADLETSDFISYFAEQPEVGAIACYVEGLKDGRSFLLAADHAARNGVPVVAVKVGRTETGARMAASHTGKLTGADTVVDAAMRQFGVIRVDGLDELQDTAALLARARKPKADGVVVYSISGGTGAHFSDLATEAGLTLPTLSQAKQDELHQWIPGYLNVANPVDNGGHPVGDWRGRKIIDAILADPEVGVLICPITGPFPPMSDKLAQDLVDAAEQSDKLICVIWGSPVGTEDAYRTTLLGSSRVATFRTFGNCITAVRAYLGHHRFTAGYRSPFEDAPRTPSPSYRKAQALMRPSQQLSEHAAKQLLRAYGIRVPREQLVTSAAAAVRAAGLVGYPVVMKASGPQLGHKTELGLVKIGLTSASQIRDAYRELTDIARYENVPLDGILVCQMVERGVEMVVGVTQDDLFGPTVTVGLGGVLVEVLHDAAVRVPPFGEDQARAMLRELRGHALLEGVRGAPPADVDALVEVVLRIQRMALELGDELSELDINPLMVLPRGQGAVALDALAICR
- a CDS encoding enoyl-CoA hydratase/isomerase family protein — translated: MTGITEDEVLHRIENGVAWITLNRPEAMNAVTWDQRERVIALLAEASADPAVRAVVVTATGKGFCAGADLRGGPAGGGERVAGDVARLIRLGAQRLITAVLDCEKPVLAAVNGTAAGIGAHLALACDLVIAAEPARFIEVFVRRGLVPDGGGAYLLPRLVGPQKAKELMFFGDAVPAAEAERLGLVNRVVPAAELEATAREWAERLAQGPTRALAMTKQLVNASLDGDRAASLAAEATAQEINMTTADANEGVASFVERRTPKYLGR